A single region of the Rubrobacter naiadicus genome encodes:
- the mutS gene encoding DNA mismatch repair protein MutS yields the protein MLGRYAELKAQLPPGTILFYQVGTFFETFEEDAKTISRELSLRLTSREAAGEGRVPLAGVPGHALEEHLALLLKKGYSVAVAEQRPHPTKPRQFTREISRILTPGTVIEDNVLSAGEANYLAAVCVRGERAGIAVAEASTGEFTGTEVPAEEVASELERWSPREIVVPERTPAEDLPKVRAAVSPAPRWTFEPSAGEQALRRHFGVQSLKGYGLEGRAALVGAAGALIHYLSTLRGGSPPEQIVTFRPYSPGSGMVLDAATRRNLGLEELIETVDRTRTPMGRRAHRRWLERPLLDAGRIEQRLRAVDALASDYMLREGVREILGRIPDIERIATRIVRLSASPSDLLSLRDALAAVGPLREALGPAAEGSELLARALGAMEEPPGVRGLIEAAISEEEGEIIKPGYSEELDEARSFRDGAHEWLTRFEAEERLKTGLKSLKVGYRDGEGYFIEVAGREANQVPPHYEHRKALKHNARYVTVELKEHESRMLGAREEVERLERRILGEIRAAVKEAAPDLQRLARAVAVVDVVASFAAAASELRYCRPRITEGRGIEIRAGRHPVVEHATDTPFVPNDVSIDGSSRLQIITGPNMAGKSVYLRQTALIVLLAQSGSYVPAGEASLGVVDRIFTRVGAEDRLASGESTFMVEMTEAATILNSATSRSLVILDEVGRGTSTYDGMSLAWAIAEHLHDEVQSLTLFATHYHELTRLADTLPGCRNLKATVEEVGGEIVFLHRIEEGSESSSYGVHVARLAGLPRPVVERAGEILSRLEAEGIKGFAG from the coding sequence ATGCTGGGGAGATACGCAGAGCTCAAGGCACAGCTTCCGCCGGGTACGATCCTCTTCTACCAGGTGGGCACCTTCTTCGAGACCTTCGAGGAGGATGCGAAGACCATCTCCCGCGAGCTCTCGCTGCGGCTCACGAGCCGGGAGGCCGCGGGTGAGGGGCGGGTGCCGCTCGCCGGCGTCCCGGGGCACGCGCTCGAGGAGCATCTGGCGCTGCTCCTGAAGAAGGGATACTCGGTCGCGGTCGCCGAGCAACGGCCGCACCCGACCAAACCCAGGCAGTTCACCCGTGAGATCTCGCGCATCCTCACCCCCGGAACCGTCATAGAGGACAACGTCCTCTCCGCCGGGGAGGCGAACTACCTCGCCGCCGTCTGCGTGCGCGGGGAGAGGGCCGGGATCGCCGTGGCCGAGGCCTCGACGGGGGAGTTCACCGGGACGGAGGTTCCCGCGGAGGAGGTGGCCTCCGAGCTCGAGCGGTGGTCCCCGCGGGAGATCGTCGTCCCCGAGAGGACGCCCGCGGAGGATCTCCCGAAGGTGCGGGCTGCGGTGAGCCCCGCGCCGCGCTGGACTTTTGAGCCTTCGGCCGGGGAGCAGGCGCTGAGGCGGCACTTCGGGGTGCAGAGCCTCAAGGGTTACGGGCTCGAAGGACGGGCGGCACTCGTCGGGGCGGCCGGGGCGCTCATCCACTACCTCTCCACGCTGCGCGGGGGGAGCCCGCCGGAGCAGATCGTCACCTTCCGGCCCTACTCGCCGGGTTCGGGGATGGTGCTCGACGCGGCGACCCGGCGTAATCTGGGCCTCGAGGAGCTCATCGAGACCGTCGACCGTACCCGCACCCCGATGGGCCGGCGGGCGCACCGGCGGTGGCTCGAGCGGCCGCTGCTCGACGCGGGGCGTATCGAGCAGCGTCTGCGGGCCGTCGACGCCCTCGCCTCGGACTACATGCTGAGGGAGGGGGTGAGGGAGATCCTCGGGCGCATCCCGGACATCGAGCGGATCGCGACCCGCATCGTGAGGCTCTCCGCCTCGCCCTCGGATCTGCTCTCGCTCCGGGACGCGCTCGCGGCCGTCGGCCCCCTGAGGGAGGCGCTCGGCCCCGCCGCTGAGGGGAGCGAACTGCTCGCGCGGGCGCTCGGTGCGATGGAGGAGCCGCCGGGGGTGCGCGGGCTGATCGAGGCCGCGATCAGCGAGGAGGAGGGTGAGATCATCAAGCCCGGCTACTCGGAGGAGCTCGACGAGGCCCGCTCCTTCCGCGACGGGGCGCACGAGTGGCTCACCCGCTTCGAGGCCGAGGAGCGCCTGAAGACCGGGCTCAAGTCGCTCAAGGTCGGCTACCGCGACGGAGAAGGGTACTTCATCGAGGTTGCGGGCAGGGAGGCGAACCAGGTCCCGCCGCACTACGAGCACCGCAAGGCCTTGAAGCACAACGCCCGCTACGTCACCGTCGAGCTCAAGGAGCACGAGTCCAGGATGCTCGGGGCCCGCGAGGAGGTCGAGCGCCTGGAGCGCAGGATCCTCGGCGAGATCCGGGCCGCCGTCAAGGAGGCTGCCCCGGACCTCCAGCGGCTGGCCCGGGCGGTCGCGGTCGTCGACGTCGTGGCCTCGTTCGCCGCGGCGGCCAGCGAGCTGCGCTACTGCCGGCCGCGCATCACCGAGGGGCGCGGGATCGAGATCAGGGCCGGACGGCACCCGGTCGTCGAGCACGCCACCGACACCCCCTTCGTCCCGAACGACGTGAGCATAGACGGCTCCTCGCGCCTGCAGATCATAACCGGACCCAACATGGCCGGAAAGTCCGTCTACCTCAGGCAGACCGCGCTCATCGTCCTGCTCGCCCAGTCCGGCTCGTACGTGCCGGCCGGGGAGGCGTCTCTGGGGGTGGTGGACAGGATCTTCACCCGCGTCGGCGCGGAGGACAGGCTCGCGAGCGGGGAGTCGACTTTCATGGTCGAGATGACCGAGGCGGCGACGATCCTCAACTCGGCGACCTCGCGCTCGCTCGTGATCCTGGACGAGGTCGGGCGCGGGACCTCGACCTACGACGGGATGAGCCTCGCCTGGGCGATCGCCGAGCACCTGCACGACGAGGTGCAGTCGCTCACTTTGTTCGCCACCCACTACCACGAGCTGACCCGTCTGGCCGACACGCTCCCCGGCTGCCGCAACCTCAAGGCGACCGTCGAGGAGGTCGGCGGCGAGATAGTCTTCCTGCACAGGATCGAGGAGGGCTCGGAGTCCTCCTCCTACGGGGTGCACGTGGCGCGGCTCGCCGGGCTCCCGCGGCCGGTCGTCGAACGGGCCGGGGAGATACTCTCGCGCCTGGAGGCCGAGGGGATAAAGGGGTTCGCGGGGTGA
- the mutL gene encoding DNA mismatch repair endonuclease MutL, translating into MRVLPEAVLREGTAPYGGRVRILPPEVARRIAAGEVIERPASAVKELVENALDAGACRISIEMERGGTSLIRVQDDGEGMSPEDAERALLSHATSKIERPEDLSCITSLGFRGEALHSMASVSSLSLTTSRCGGRGWRVEAFCGEVHRSAPAAHPPGTTVEVRDLFLNLPVRRGFLGSPRAEASAVVSVVSSLALGWPGVGFCLRSDGRGALALPPAADLRERVAQLYGLGLAGSLVPLDDEVVGGLVSPLHVSFPTRRYLHVAVNGRVVEPDSFAPAVFRAYADLLPKGRHPAAFLRLELGPGEVDVNVHPAKSAVRLRGGRSVYPLVVGAIRGALSLERRERGAGRGEDGPADLQLLGQFAGRMIVAQRGEELLVLDQHGAHERILYERLQRDLRRDPTPLREPVPVHLPEGLAAEVWGFEGELEALGFRFETFGTDAVKLTSVPEGTADAAEAFLAAIETLAGGEDLAKALACRGSTRFGERLSQDQMARLLKEWASCEFGDVCPHGRPIVKRISLAELLREFRR; encoded by the coding sequence GTGAGGGTCTTGCCGGAGGCGGTCCTCCGCGAGGGGACGGCTCCCTACGGCGGGAGGGTGCGCATCCTGCCTCCCGAGGTGGCGCGCCGGATCGCGGCCGGGGAGGTCATAGAGCGGCCGGCCTCCGCCGTGAAGGAGCTCGTCGAGAACGCGCTCGACGCCGGGGCCTGCAGGATCTCGATAGAGATGGAACGCGGCGGGACCTCCCTCATCCGGGTCCAGGACGACGGGGAGGGGATGTCCCCGGAGGACGCGGAGAGGGCGCTGCTTTCGCACGCGACGAGCAAGATCGAACGCCCGGAGGATCTCTCTTGCATAACCTCCCTCGGTTTCAGGGGCGAGGCGCTGCATTCGATGGCCTCGGTCTCCTCGCTCTCGCTCACCACCTCGAGGTGCGGCGGGCGGGGCTGGCGGGTGGAGGCGTTCTGCGGGGAGGTGCATCGTTCCGCCCCCGCCGCGCACCCACCGGGCACGACGGTCGAGGTGCGCGACCTCTTCCTGAACCTGCCGGTGCGCCGGGGTTTTCTGGGCAGCCCGCGGGCCGAGGCGAGCGCGGTCGTCTCGGTGGTCTCTTCGCTCGCGCTCGGATGGCCCGGGGTGGGGTTCTGCCTGCGCTCGGACGGCCGCGGGGCGCTCGCGCTGCCGCCCGCCGCGGACCTGCGGGAACGGGTCGCCCAGCTCTACGGTCTCGGGCTGGCGGGGAGCCTCGTCCCGCTCGACGACGAGGTGGTCGGGGGCCTGGTGAGCCCGCTGCACGTGAGCTTCCCGACCCGGCGCTACCTGCACGTCGCCGTCAACGGACGGGTCGTCGAGCCGGACTCCTTCGCTCCGGCGGTCTTCCGGGCCTACGCCGACCTGCTGCCGAAGGGCCGCCACCCGGCGGCCTTCCTGCGGCTCGAGCTCGGCCCCGGCGAGGTGGACGTGAACGTCCATCCGGCCAAGAGCGCGGTGAGGCTGCGCGGCGGACGATCGGTGTACCCGCTGGTGGTCGGCGCGATCCGCGGCGCCCTCTCCCTCGAGCGCCGCGAGCGGGGCGCCGGACGGGGGGAGGACGGACCGGCGGATCTCCAGCTCCTGGGTCAGTTCGCCGGGCGCATGATCGTCGCCCAGAGGGGGGAGGAGCTCCTCGTCCTCGACCAGCACGGGGCGCACGAGCGCATCCTCTACGAGCGTCTGCAGAGGGACCTCAGGCGCGATCCCACGCCGCTGCGAGAGCCCGTCCCGGTGCACCTTCCGGAGGGCCTTGCGGCTGAGGTCTGGGGCTTCGAGGGGGAGCTGGAGGCGCTCGGCTTCCGGTTCGAGACGTTCGGGACGGACGCGGTGAAGCTCACGAGCGTCCCCGAAGGGACCGCTGATGCGGCCGAGGCTTTCCTCGCCGCGATAGAGACGCTCGCGGGGGGCGAGGATCTGGCGAAAGCCCTCGCCTGCCGCGGATCGACGAGGTTCGGAGAGAGACTCAGCCAGGACCAGATGGCCCGGCTGCTGAAAGAGTGGGCGTCGTGCGAGTTCGGGGATGTCTGCCCGCACGGACGCCCGATAGTGAAGCGCATCAGCCTCGCGGAGCTTCTGCGCGAGTTCAGGCGCTAG
- the ggt gene encoding gamma-glutamyltransferase, protein MPIRPDAGGRSTVYGMRGAVACEHPQAALAGIRVLEEGGNAVDACVAMAATLAVVAPMTTGMGGDAFLLFYEAKSGRVVGACGAGGAPRGIDAQKLRDMGLSRMPDRGALTVTVPGAVRLWEDAARELGRLPLGRLLENALRYAREGCIVAEVVGRYWETAGELLRKDEAAARCFLPGGRVPRAGQRFLQPDLARTLEVLCEGGADAFYEGEIARRIARSVREAGGFLSEGDLAEHQTEWVEPISTDYRGVRVYEIPPPTQGIAALEMLGILEGFELAELDPLGAGRVHLEVEAKKLAFRDLRERVGDPDFCEVPVERMLSKEYAAGLREEISRERAAGVSRELSLGSDTTYLCAVDEEGNGCSFINSLYKGFGSGIVAGGTGVCLQNRGACFTLEEGHPNELAPGKRPLHTIIPALATREGALWAVFGVMGGPMQPQGHAQLLADLLDYGMSPQEAADHPRHFHDGETLLLEGRYPERTVEELRRMGHAVEVGPDYAVPTGGAQVIRILEGGVRACGSDPRKDGCALAQ, encoded by the coding sequence ATGCCGATACGACCAGATGCTGGGGGGAGATCGACGGTCTACGGGATGCGGGGGGCGGTGGCCTGCGAGCACCCGCAGGCGGCCCTGGCTGGCATCCGGGTACTCGAGGAGGGGGGGAACGCGGTCGATGCGTGCGTCGCGATGGCGGCCACCCTGGCCGTCGTCGCGCCGATGACCACCGGGATGGGGGGGGACGCGTTCCTCCTTTTCTACGAGGCCAAAAGCGGCAGGGTGGTGGGGGCCTGTGGCGCCGGTGGTGCCCCGCGCGGGATCGACGCGCAGAAGCTGCGCGACATGGGCCTCTCGCGGATGCCCGACCGTGGGGCGCTCACGGTGACCGTGCCCGGGGCGGTGAGGCTGTGGGAGGATGCCGCGAGGGAGCTCGGGCGGCTGCCGCTCGGGCGGCTGCTCGAGAACGCGCTCCGCTACGCCAGGGAAGGGTGTATCGTGGCCGAGGTGGTCGGTCGCTACTGGGAGACGGCCGGGGAGCTGCTGCGCAAGGACGAGGCTGCCGCGCGCTGCTTCCTTCCCGGTGGGAGGGTGCCCCGGGCCGGGCAGAGGTTCCTGCAGCCCGACCTCGCCCGCACGCTCGAGGTCCTCTGCGAGGGCGGGGCGGACGCCTTCTACGAGGGTGAGATCGCCCGGCGCATCGCCCGGTCGGTGCGGGAGGCTGGGGGATTCCTCTCCGAGGGGGATCTCGCGGAGCACCAGACCGAATGGGTCGAGCCCATCTCGACCGACTACCGCGGGGTGAGGGTCTACGAGATCCCGCCGCCCACCCAGGGGATAGCGGCGCTCGAGATGCTGGGCATCCTGGAGGGTTTCGAGCTGGCGGAGCTCGACCCCCTCGGCGCCGGGCGCGTCCACCTCGAGGTCGAGGCCAAGAAGCTCGCGTTCAGAGATCTGCGGGAGAGGGTGGGCGACCCGGATTTCTGCGAGGTGCCGGTGGAGCGGATGCTCTCGAAGGAGTACGCGGCCGGCCTGCGGGAGGAGATCTCCCGGGAGCGGGCCGCGGGAGTCTCTCGAGAGCTCTCCCTCGGGAGCGACACCACCTACCTCTGCGCGGTGGACGAGGAGGGGAACGGCTGCTCTTTCATAAACAGCCTCTACAAAGGTTTCGGGAGCGGCATCGTCGCCGGAGGGACCGGGGTCTGCCTGCAGAACCGGGGGGCGTGCTTCACCCTCGAGGAGGGGCATCCCAACGAGCTCGCGCCCGGGAAACGTCCGCTGCACACGATCATCCCGGCGCTCGCCACCAGAGAGGGTGCGCTCTGGGCCGTCTTCGGGGTGATGGGCGGGCCGATGCAGCCGCAGGGACACGCCCAGCTCCTCGCCGACCTCCTCGACTACGGGATGAGCCCGCAGGAGGCCGCCGACCATCCGCGCCACTTCCACGACGGCGAGACCCTTCTTCTGGAGGGCCGCTACCCGGAGAGGACCGTTGAGGAGCTGCGCCGGATGGGGCATGCGGTCGAGGTGGGGCCGGACTACGCGGTTCCCACCGGCGGGGCGCAGGTCATCAGGATCCTCGAAGGAGGAGTGAGGGCCTGCGGGAGCGACCCGCGCAAGGACGGCTGCGCGCTCGCGCAGTAA
- the queF gene encoding preQ(1) synthase, with amino-acid sequence MSDAADRRVLGRDVRGPIGADELDTVPWSHGATDATVEFTTQELTALCPVTGQPDFYDLKLSYRPGERLIESKSLKLYLWGFRDRGIFAEDLAATLLEDLVRACGPEEMTVDLTQRVRGGLQIRTVARYPDRRG; translated from the coding sequence TTGTCCGACGCTGCGGACAGGCGGGTGCTCGGGCGGGACGTGCGCGGCCCGATAGGCGCCGACGAGCTGGATACCGTACCCTGGAGCCACGGCGCGACCGACGCGACCGTCGAGTTCACCACGCAGGAGCTGACGGCCCTCTGCCCGGTGACCGGCCAGCCGGACTTCTACGACCTGAAGCTCAGCTACCGTCCGGGGGAGCGCCTGATCGAATCGAAATCCCTCAAGCTCTACCTGTGGGGCTTCCGGGATCGGGGCATCTTCGCCGAGGACCTCGCGGCGACGCTCCTTGAGGATCTGGTCCGCGCCTGCGGGCCGGAGGAGATGACCGTCGATCTCACCCAGCGGGTGCGCGGAGGATTGCAGATCCGAACCGTCGCCCGCTACCCGGACCGCAGGGGTTAG
- a CDS encoding LLM class F420-dependent oxidoreductase, with translation MPVEFGVFVPQGWRMDLVEIEDPVEQYEAMTSVARAAEESGAFDSIWLYDHFHTVPEPTKNTVFECWMSTAGLARDTRRVKIGQMVTCNGYRNPALLAKMASTADVMSGGRLLFGLGAGWYEHEWRAYGYGFPEVPERMRAFREACEIIHRLWTEDDVVFDGEFYHIDRPINEPKSAQKPHPPFWIGGGGERVTLRLVARWGDACNVGGGDPEAIRHKLDVLRGHCEREGRDFEEITRSTSVNVHLLEEGEDPERATGKARMGRSYEEYAKEFVVGTPDEVASRLERCVEAGADYIIVYLPRLAYDHSMLHRFAEEVVPRLR, from the coding sequence ATGCCGGTGGAGTTCGGCGTCTTCGTGCCGCAGGGGTGGAGGATGGACCTCGTCGAGATAGAGGACCCGGTCGAGCAGTACGAAGCGATGACCTCCGTCGCCCGGGCCGCAGAGGAGAGCGGGGCGTTCGATTCGATCTGGCTCTACGACCACTTCCACACCGTACCCGAGCCGACGAAGAACACCGTCTTCGAGTGCTGGATGTCCACCGCCGGGCTCGCCCGCGACACGAGGCGGGTGAAGATCGGGCAGATGGTCACCTGCAACGGTTACCGCAACCCGGCGCTCTTGGCGAAGATGGCCTCCACCGCGGACGTGATGAGCGGCGGCAGGCTCCTCTTCGGGCTCGGGGCGGGCTGGTACGAGCACGAGTGGCGTGCCTACGGCTACGGCTTCCCCGAAGTCCCCGAGAGGATGCGCGCCTTCCGGGAGGCGTGCGAGATCATCCACCGCCTGTGGACCGAGGACGACGTCGTCTTCGACGGCGAGTTCTACCACATAGACCGCCCGATCAACGAGCCCAAGAGCGCGCAGAAGCCGCACCCGCCGTTCTGGATCGGGGGCGGCGGCGAGAGGGTGACGCTGCGCCTGGTCGCCCGCTGGGGCGACGCCTGCAACGTCGGCGGGGGGGACCCGGAGGCGATCCGGCACAAGCTCGACGTCCTGCGCGGCCACTGCGAGCGCGAGGGGCGCGACTTCGAGGAGATCACACGCTCCACCTCGGTGAACGTCCACCTCCTCGAGGAGGGCGAGGACCCCGAGCGGGCCACCGGGAAGGCCCGCATGGGCCGCAGCTACGAGGAGTACGCCAAAGAGTTCGTCGTCGGCACCCCGGACGAGGTCGCATCACGTCTGGAGCGGTGCGTCGAGGCGGGGGCGGACTACATCATCGTCTACCTGCCGCGCCTCGCCTACGACCACTCGATGCTCCACCGCTTCGCCGAGGAGGTCGTCCCCCGGCTGCGCTAG
- a CDS encoding PRC-barrel domain-containing protein, whose translation MEARDTIGLEARTADGTGIGRVSDVLYDEESGAATHLVVEREGESFEVPISGISLDEEADFVTLRTDRPDAEPAGRVGQEEYAPDESDEEDHPHEGQFVTEPQSEPEALSPEDLAREDWEDETYTPDSGYPRNDVYIDPDTGEEVTDPYLEDNRDLGDDVEDLLEDTELTVRSVKEGVVELSGRAASQQDLEDTIEEIMGLEGVREVDATDVEVSG comes from the coding sequence ATGGAGGCGCGGGACACGATAGGTCTGGAGGCGCGGACGGCCGACGGGACGGGGATCGGCAGGGTCTCCGATGTTCTCTACGACGAGGAAAGCGGCGCGGCGACCCACCTGGTCGTCGAGCGCGAAGGGGAGAGCTTCGAGGTCCCCATCTCCGGGATATCCCTCGACGAGGAGGCGGACTTCGTCACCCTCCGGACCGACCGCCCGGACGCGGAGCCAGCCGGCCGGGTGGGGCAGGAGGAGTACGCCCCGGACGAGTCGGACGAGGAGGACCACCCGCACGAGGGTCAGTTCGTCACCGAGCCGCAGAGCGAGCCGGAGGCGCTCTCTCCCGAGGATCTGGCGCGCGAGGACTGGGAGGACGAGACCTACACCCCGGACTCCGGCTACCCCAGGAACGACGTCTACATAGACCCGGACACCGGCGAGGAGGTCACCGACCCGTACCTGGAGGACAACCGGGACCTCGGGGACGACGTGGAGGACCTGCTCGAGGACACGGAGCTCACGGTCCGCTCCGTGAAGGAGGGCGTCGTCGAGCTCTCGGGGAGGGCAGCCTCGCAGCAGGACCTGGAGGATACGATAGAGGAGATCATGGGGCTCGAGGGCGTCCGGGAGGTGGACGCGACCGACGTCGAGGTCTCCGGCTAG
- a CDS encoding ATP-dependent Clp protease ATP-binding subunit has product MICENCGVRPASVQVFQQSGDRRTTTYLCNQCARQLGMFGGSGGGFGPFEMLQNLIQQHSQSAGLFEALSQEAQEAVMRAREVAAGTTETDAIGTDHLLAGVVSGENVATEALRRAGADVEGMRRRFEEQRGDPGNRVYTFTPSAKRALQLSFTAARQMGASQVGAEHLLLGLLGEGDGNAYRILSQNGAGDAEALRREILRLLQQRGGQQMGPGVGAGAGMGAGGAGGGFPGGPQGQSRTPTLDQVSRDLTQMARDGELDPVIGRAGEIARVIRILSRRTKNNPVLIGEAGVGKTAIAEGLAQRIVSEDVPESLKGKRVVALDVGSLVAGTRFRGDFEERMQQLLRELRSEEKNIILFIDELHQIVGAGGAEGAVNASNMLKPALARGELQVVGATTLDEYRKNIEKDTALERRFQPVMVGEPTVEETIGILFGLRDRYEAHHRVRISDEAIIGAAQLGDRYITDRFLPDKAIDLLDEAAAEVRLRSTVPPVDVKRIEDEISSLERQKEDAVRAEDYEKAAGFKQRIEQLKAELREQQQGWATNRESNAPEVTREDIARILEEWTGVPATNIVQEERERLLNLENVLHERVIGQDKAVKAVAEAIRRSRAGIKDPKRPVGSFIFLGPTGVGKTELARALAEYLFGEEDAMIRIDMSEFQEKHTVSRLVGAPPGYVGYEEAGQLTEAVRRRPYSVVLFDEIEKAHPDVFNTLLQLLDDGRLTDAQGRTVSFENTIVIMTSNVGSQHLVSERQFGFTAREGIDAREMERRARDALERTFRPEFLNRIDEIIVFQPLTKEDVLRIVDIMLGRLNRNLENQKVSVEVTPAAKEFLAERGYDQKFGARPLARTIRRYIENPLSSRIIGGEFSAGDTVLVDRSGEELSFTTKVHATH; this is encoded by the coding sequence ATGATATGCGAGAACTGCGGGGTGAGGCCCGCGAGCGTGCAGGTATTTCAGCAGAGTGGGGACCGCCGCACGACGACCTACCTGTGCAATCAGTGTGCCAGGCAGCTCGGGATGTTCGGTGGGTCGGGCGGCGGGTTCGGACCGTTTGAGATGTTGCAGAATTTGATCCAGCAGCACAGTCAATCGGCGGGACTTTTCGAGGCGCTCTCGCAGGAGGCGCAGGAGGCCGTCATGCGCGCCCGGGAGGTCGCCGCGGGGACGACCGAGACCGACGCGATCGGCACAGATCATCTGCTCGCCGGGGTGGTCTCGGGGGAGAACGTCGCTACCGAGGCGCTCCGGCGAGCCGGGGCGGATGTCGAGGGGATGAGGCGGCGCTTCGAGGAGCAGCGGGGTGACCCCGGGAACCGGGTGTACACCTTCACGCCGAGCGCCAAGCGGGCGCTGCAGCTCTCGTTCACCGCGGCGAGGCAGATGGGCGCGAGCCAGGTAGGTGCCGAGCACCTGCTGCTCGGGCTTCTGGGCGAGGGGGATGGCAACGCGTACCGCATCCTCTCGCAGAACGGTGCCGGGGACGCCGAGGCGTTGCGGCGGGAGATCCTGCGTCTTTTGCAGCAGCGCGGCGGGCAGCAGATGGGCCCCGGCGTGGGTGCCGGCGCCGGGATGGGCGCCGGCGGCGCCGGCGGCGGGTTCCCCGGCGGTCCGCAGGGCCAGAGCCGGACGCCCACGCTCGACCAGGTCAGCCGCGACCTCACCCAGATGGCGCGTGATGGGGAGCTCGACCCGGTCATCGGGCGGGCGGGTGAGATCGCGCGGGTCATCCGCATCCTCAGCCGCCGCACCAAGAACAACCCGGTTCTGATCGGGGAGGCCGGCGTCGGGAAGACCGCGATCGCCGAGGGGCTCGCGCAGCGCATCGTCTCCGAGGACGTGCCCGAGTCGCTGAAGGGCAAGCGGGTCGTCGCGCTCGACGTCGGGAGCCTGGTCGCCGGGACCCGCTTCCGCGGCGACTTCGAGGAGCGGATGCAGCAGCTGCTGCGCGAGCTGCGCTCCGAGGAGAAGAACATAATCCTCTTCATCGACGAGCTGCACCAGATCGTCGGGGCCGGCGGCGCCGAGGGGGCGGTGAACGCCTCGAACATGCTCAAGCCCGCGCTCGCCCGCGGCGAGTTGCAGGTCGTCGGGGCGACCACGCTGGACGAGTACCGCAAGAACATAGAGAAGGACACCGCGCTCGAGCGCCGCTTCCAGCCGGTGATGGTCGGCGAGCCCACGGTCGAAGAGACCATCGGCATCCTCTTCGGGCTCAGGGACCGCTACGAGGCGCACCACCGCGTGAGGATCTCCGACGAGGCGATCATCGGTGCGGCGCAGCTCGGCGACCGCTACATCACCGACCGCTTCCTGCCGGACAAGGCGATAGACCTGCTGGATGAGGCGGCGGCCGAGGTGCGGCTGCGCTCGACGGTCCCGCCGGTGGACGTTAAGAGGATAGAGGATGAGATCTCCTCGCTCGAGCGCCAGAAGGAGGACGCCGTCCGGGCCGAGGACTACGAGAAGGCCGCCGGGTTCAAGCAGCGCATCGAGCAGCTCAAGGCCGAGCTGCGCGAGCAGCAGCAGGGCTGGGCGACGAACCGCGAGTCCAACGCCCCCGAGGTCACGAGGGAGGACATCGCCCGCATCCTCGAGGAGTGGACCGGCGTGCCCGCGACCAACATCGTCCAGGAGGAGCGCGAGCGGCTGCTGAACCTGGAGAACGTGCTGCACGAGCGGGTCATCGGCCAGGACAAGGCGGTGAAGGCCGTCGCCGAGGCGATAAGGCGCTCGCGCGCCGGGATCAAGGACCCCAAGCGGCCGGTGGGGAGCTTCATCTTCCTCGGGCCCACGGGCGTCGGCAAGACCGAGCTCGCCCGGGCGCTCGCCGAGTACCTCTTCGGCGAGGAGGACGCCATGATCCGCATCGACATGAGCGAGTTCCAGGAGAAGCACACCGTGAGCCGGCTCGTCGGGGCTCCGCCGGGGTACGTCGGCTACGAGGAGGCCGGCCAGCTCACCGAAGCCGTCCGGCGCCGCCCGTACAGCGTGGTCCTCTTCGACGAGATCGAGAAGGCCCACCCGGACGTGTTCAACACGCTGCTTCAGCTGCTGGACGACGGACGGCTGACCGACGCCCAGGGCCGAACGGTCTCCTTCGAGAACACGATCGTCATCATGACCTCGAACGTCGGCAGCCAGCACCTGGTCTCCGAGCGTCAGTTCGGGTTCACGGCCCGCGAGGGCATCGACGCGCGGGAGATGGAGCGGCGTGCCCGCGACGCCCTCGAGCGCACCTTCCGGCCCGAGTTCCTGAACCGGATCGACGAGATCATCGTCTTCCAGCCGCTCACCAAGGAGGACGTGCTCAGGATCGTGGACATCATGCTCGGACGGCTCAACAGGAACCTCGAGAACCAGAAGGTCTCGGTCGAGGTCACCCCGGCGGCGAAGGAGTTCCTCGCCGAGCGCGGCTACGACCAGAAGTTCGGCGCCCGTCCGCTCGCCCGCACGATCCGGCGCTACATCGAGAACCCGCTCTCCAGCAGGATCATCGGCGGCGAGTTCTCCGCGGGCGATACCGTCCTCGTGGACCGCTCCGGCGAGGAGCTCTCCTTCACCACGAAGGTCCACGCCACCCACTAA